A window of the Gasterosteus aculeatus chromosome 21, fGasAcu3.hap1.1, whole genome shotgun sequence genome harbors these coding sequences:
- the myo3a gene encoding myosin-IIIa isoform X5 codes for MRSLLKMFPQPGKSIVFDNFPDPTEAWDIIETIGKGTYGKVYKVLNKLDGSKAAVKILDPVHDIDEEIEAEYNILKALSDHANVVKFFGMYYKKDVKCGDQLWLVLELCNGGSVTDLAKGMLKRGDRMDEAVVAYILHEALMGLQHLHVHKTIHRDVKGNNILLTTHGGVKLVDFGVSAQLTNTRLRRNTSVGTPFWMAPEVIACEQQLDSTYDARCDVWSLGITAIELGDGDPPLSELHPMRALFKIPRNPPPTLHQPELWSDGFNDFICKCLIKDLELRPNVLDLLQHVFIKASVGREKILQKQLIELIDLNQQIGIIDKTSHHGKTDRSTDSNDRHERIHTKRGGHMKTQSDLDEVDDLATLEVLDENTVTEQLQRRYGRDQIYTYVGDILIAVNPFHGMQIYGPQCTKMYIGAKRTANPPHIFAVADIAYQSMVSFNTDQCVVISGESGAGKTESAHLLVQQLTVLGKANNQTLQEKILLVNSLVEAFGNACTVINDNSSRFGKYLEMKFTCGGTVVGAQISEYLLEKSRVIHQAAGERNFHIFYYLYAGLADRKKLAHYKLSDSKTPKYLLNEHVKLGPDIVSNSFYKEQFDAVEQCFKVIGFTLEELGSVYSTLAAILNSGDVEFSPVASEHQTDKSDISNTSVLENVASLLCIRSDELQEALTSHCVVARGETIVRPNTVDKAAEVRDAMGKALYGRLFSWIVNRINALLRPDGNLGEDEKGLNIGILDIFGFENFKKNSFEQLCINIANEQIQFYFNQHIFAWEQDEYLNEEVDARMIEYEDNRPLLDLFLQKPMGMLSLLDEESRFPQATDQTLVEKFEDNLKTKSFWRPKRVDLGFGIHHYAGKVIYSAAGFLAKNRDALPADIVLLLRSSENELTRKLVTHPLTKTGNLAHTKGKGANTMRTPTRSLTFAKMGVLSFYNSFSFSEPSRDSKPVPQKKSLIPLDDAEKTPGEPGDAPYHPRETTNMRTQTVASYFRYSLMDLLSKMVAGQPHFVRCIKPNNDRQANRFDREKVLVQLRYTGVLETAKIRRQGYSHRIVFANFIKRYYMVAFPAHEEPPVTQETCAAILENAKLENWAMGKTKVFLKYHHVEHLNLMVQQATQRIILLQAFVRGWMGAKRYRQLLKDRERSALVLQSAYRGHRVRKKAAGDKSKAEFEAFVVRFQAVCRGYVAKKKYRQLVEEKNKAATKIQARYRGHKERKSFKRKRDAKEKEQAEKALKEKEEPQKLSDQENETKAAVVLQSNFRGYKERKKFKERKRTAAGAQSESPPDAAVQPEAGRESAGRESGNDDEDESTYEAEENDDSDHTQVPDTEEEEGVEGGDAGQAEPAEDGKEESGQEEAAEGDAVNEEEQTRAATVLQSNFRGHKERKRLQDEGKIPARKQEARSPPGEEDGPGDQTPAAEVGDEATGRGGGGRTVDVSSSDQDEARAAVVLQSNFRGHKERKRLEEEGKIPKKTQKKKNETPDRSAEKPGGVDEEKAATVLQSNFRGHRDRKKLRADREAREKTAEEEEEAREEAPDVADVAMERREDAAGERERLEEEQAAVKIQSNFRGHKDRKNLKANKQKARTEAARLESFSKQITKTSEDFAALQTKLNEIIQAHHSNPENNGMFVRGKAINGYAPQNHQSTDKRQSRSPRRTQEPKTLNTPEDATYYNLIHRAVAPHKIALFAALKRSVQDDKRKPRKEDPGKLLDVDDHYYRTLSSSRSEPCLFPEDASPYGAPERRPSLGGSVDGGMYNEPLTPATASRPTRERAVTEPQPPRTACNDRHSLLRMPSTDSRTEDNPFDFRHLLRKTSQRRRLIKQY; via the exons AT GAGATCTCTCCTCAAGATGTTTCCACAACCGGGGAAATCCATCGTCTTCGACAACTTCCCGGATCCCACCGAGGCCTGGGACATCATCGAGACCATCGGCAAGGGGACCTACGGAAAAGTCTACAAGGTGCTCAACAAGCTCGACGGCAGCAAAGCGGCCGTGAAGATACTGGACCCCGTCCAC GATATCGACGAGGAGATCGAAGCGGAGTACAACATCCTCAAAGCGCTGTCCGACCACGCCAATGTGGTGAAGTTCTTCGGGATGTACTACAAGAAGGATGTGAAATGCGGCGACCAGCTGTGGCTGGTGCTGGAG CTCTGCAATGGCGGCTCTGTGACAGACCTGGCCAAAGGGATGCTGAAGAGGGGGGACCGCATGGACGAAGCCGTCGTTGCCTACATCCTGCACGAGGCCCTCATG GGCCTGCAGCACCTGCACGTCCACAAGACCATCCACCGCGACGTCAAGGGCAACAACATCCTGCTGACGACGCACGGAGGCGTCAAACTGGTGGACTTCG GTGTCTCGGCCCAGCTGACGAACACGCGTCTGAGGAGGAACACCTCGGTGGGGACTCCCTTCTGGATGGCTCCGGAG GTGATCGCCTGcgagcagcagctggactcGACCTACGACGCTCGCTGTGACGTCTGGTCCCTCGGCATCACGGCCATAGAGCTCGGAGACggagacccccccctctccgaaCTCCACCCAATGAGAGCGCTCTTCAAAATCCCCAG AAATCCCCCGCCGACCCTCCACCAGCCGGAGCTCTGGTCCGACGGCTTTAACGACTTCATCTGCAA ATGTCTGATCAAGGACTTAGAGCTGAGGCCCAACGTGCTGGACCTGCTGCAGCACGTCTTCATCAAAGCCAGCGTCGGCAGAGAGAAGATCCTGCAGAAGCAGCTGATCGAGCTCATCGATCTCAACCAGCAAATAGGAATCATTGATAAAACCAG CCATCAtggaaagacagacagaagcaCAGACAGTAATGACAG GCATGAACGCATCCACACCAAGCGAGGAGGCCACATGAAGACGCAGAGCGACCTCGACGAGGTGGACGACCTCGCCACCCTGGAGGTTCTGGACGAG AACACGGTCACCGAGCAGCTGCAGCGCCGCTACGGGCGCGATCAAATCTACACGTACGTGGGAGACATCCTCATCGCGGTCAACCCGTTCCACGGCATGCAGATATACGGCCCTCAG TGCACCAAGATGTACATCGGAGCCAAGCGCACGGCCAACCCCCCTCACATCTTCGCCGTGGCTGACATCGCCTACCAGTCCATGGTGTCGTTTAATACAGACCAG TGCGTGGTGATCAGCGGGGAAAGCGGAGCCGGGAAGACGGAGAGCGCTCATCTGTTGGTGCAGCAGCTGACGGTGCTCGGAAAG GCCAACAACCAgacgctgcaggagaagatcctgCTGGTCAACAGCCTGGTGGAAGCGTTCGGAAACGCCTGCACCGTCATCAACGACAACTCCAGCCGCTTCGGCAAGTACCTGGAGATGAAGTTCACCTGCGGAGGAACGGTGGTGGGAGCGCAGATATCCGAGTACCTGCTGGAGAAGTCCAGGGTCATCCACCAGGCGGC GGGGGAGAGGAACTTCCACATCTTCTACTACCTGTACGCCGGCCTGGCAGACAGGAAGAAGCTGGCTCACTACAAGCTCTCCGACAGCAAAACACCCAA GTATCTGCTGAACGAGCACGTTAAATTGGGGCCCGACATAGTGAGCAACAGCTTCTACAAGGAGCAGTTTGATGCGGTGGAGCAGTGTTTCAAAGTCATCGGATTCACCCTAGAG GAGCTGGGCAGCGTCTACAGCACCCTGGCTGCCATCCTCAACTCCGGCGACGTGGAGTTCTCTCCGGTCGCCTCGGAGCACCAGACCGACAAGAGCGACATCTCCAACACGTCGGTCCTGGAGAAcg TGGCGTCGCTGCTGTGCATCCGCTCGGACGAGCTGCAGGAAGCCCTGACCTCCCACTGCGTGGTCGCCCGCGGGGAGACCATCGTCAGGCCCAACACGGTGGACAAGGCGGCGGAGGTGAGGGACGCCATGGGCAAGGCGCTCTACGGCCGCCTCTTCAGCTGGATCGTCAACCGCATCAACGCGCTGCTGCGGCCCGACGGAAACCTCGG GGAGGACGAGAAGGGCCTGAACATCGGGATCCTGGACATCTTCGGTTTCGAGAACTTCAAGAAGAACTCCTTCGAGCAGCTCTGCATCAACATCGCCAACGAGCAGATCCAGTTCTACTTCAACCAGCACATCTTCGCCTGGGAGCAG GACGAGTACCTGAACGAGGAGGTGGACGCCCGGATGATCGAGTACGAGGACAACCGCCCCCTCCTGGACCTGTTCCTGCAGAAGCCCATGGGGATGCTGTCGCTGCTGGATGAGGAGAGTCGCTTCCCGCAGGCCACCGACCAGACGCTCGTAG AGAAATTCGAAGACAACCTGAAGACCAAAAGCTTCTGGCGACCGAAGCGGGTGGACCTGGGCTTCGGTATCCACCACTACGCCGGAAAG GTGATCTACAGCGCCGCCGGCTTCTTGGCCAAGAACCGGGACGCGCTGCCGGCCGACAtcgtgctgctgctgaggtcGTCGGAAAACGAGCTCACCCGCAAGCTGGTCACCCATCCGCTCACCAAGACGG GTAACCTCGCCCACACTAAGGGGAAAGGCGCGAACACCATGCGGACCCCGACGCGCAGCCTCACCTTCGCCAAG ATGGGAGTGCTTAGCTTCTACaattctttctctttcagcGAG CCTTCTCGGGACTCAAAGCCGGTCCctcaaaaaaaaagcttgattCCTCTCGATGACGCAGAGAAAACG CCGGGCGAACCGGGAGACGCGCCGTACCACCCGAGAGAAACCACCAACATGAGGACACAGACGGTGGCCTCCTACTTCAGA TACTCTCTGATGGATCTGCTGTCCAAGATGGTGGCGGGGCAGCCTCACTTTGTGCGCTGCATCAAACCCAACAACGACCGCCAAGCCAACAGGTTCGACCGGGAGAAGGTCCTGGTCCAGCTGCGATACACCGGCGTCCTGGAGACCGCCAAGATCAGGCGGCAGGGCTACTCGCACCGCATCGTGTTCGCCAACTTCATAAAGAG ATACTACATGGTGGCGTTCCCCGCTCACGAGGAGCCGCCCGTCACCCAGGAAACGTGCGCAGCCATTCTGGAGAATGCCAAGCTGGAGAACTGGGCCATGGGGAAGACGAAG GTGTTCCTCAAGTACCACCACGTGGAACATCTGAACCTGATGGTGCAGCAGGCCACGCAGCGCATCATCCTGCTGCAGGCCTTCGTCCGCGGCTGGATGGGAGCCAAACGGTACCGCCAGCTGTTAAAGGACCGAGAACGCAGCGCGCTGGTGCTGCAGTCAG catACAGAGGTCATAGAGTACGGAAGAAGGCGGCCGGCGACAAAAGCAAAGCGGAGTTTGAGGCCTTCGTCGTCCGGTTTCAGGCCG TCTGCAGGGGCTACGTGGCCAAAAAGAAATACAGGCagttggtggaggagaagaacaaaGCTGCAACCAAGATTCAGGCTCGCTACAGAGGCCACAAGGAGAGGAAAAGCTTCAAAAGGAAACG GGACGCCAAAGAGAAAGAGCAAGCGGAGAAGGCCctcaaagaaaaagaggaaccgCAGAAGCTGAGCGACCAGGAGAATGAGACCAAGGCGGCCGTGGTTCTGCAGAGCAACTTCAGGGGCTacaaagagaggaaaaagtttaaagagagaaagaggacggCGGCCGGGGCCCAATCGGAGTCACCGCCGGATGCAGCGGTGCAACCAGAAGCCGGGCGAGAGTCCGCCGGCAGAGAGTCGGGGAATGACGACGAAGACGAGAGCACGTACGAAGCGGAGGAGAATGACGATAGCGATCACACGCAGGTGCCAGACaccgaagaggaagagggggtcGAAGGAGGAGATGCCGGCCAAGCGGAGCCGGCGGAGGACgggaaggaggagagcggaCAAGAGGAGGCTGCAGAGGGAGACGCTGTGAATGAAGAAGAACAGACCAGGGCCGCCACGGTCCTCCAGAGCAACTTCAGGGGTcacaaggagaggaagaggctgcAGGACGAAGGCAAGATCCCCGCTCGGAAACAGGAAGCAAGGAGTCCGCCGGGCGAGGAGGACGGGCCCGGAGATCAAACTCCAGCAGCGGAAGTTGGCGACGAGGCgacaggaaggggaggaggaggaagaacagtAGATGTTTCCTCGAGCGACCAAGACGAGGCCAGAGCAGCCGTGGTGCTTCAGAGCAACTTCCGCGGCCACAAAGAGCGCAAGCGGCtcgaggaggaaggaaagatcCCCAAGAagacgcagaagaagaagaacgagaCGCCGGACCGTTCGGCGGAGAAGCCGGGGGGAGTGGACGAGGAGAAAGCCGCCACTGTCCTTCAGAGTAACTTCAGAGGCCACCGGGACCGGAAGAAGCTGAGAGCCGACCGAGAAGCGCGGGAGAAGacggcggaggaagaggaggaagccagagaggaGGCACCGGACGTTGCCGACGTGGCGATGGAGCGCAGGGAGGACGCAGCCGGCGAGAGGgagcggctggaggaggagcaggccgCCGTGAAGATCCAGAGCAACTTCAGAGGCCACAAGGACCGAAAGAACCTCAAAGCCAACAAGCAAAAAGCGAGGACGGAAGCTGCACGACTGGAGAGCTTCTCCAAGCAG ATCACAAAGACCTCTGAGGACTTTGCGGCCCTGCAGACCAAGTTGAACGAGATCATCCAGGCCCATCATTCAAACCCCGAGAACAACGGCATGTTTGTGAGAGGGAAAGCGATCAATGGCTACGCGCCTCAGAATCACCAGTCAA CCGACAAGAGACAGTCGAGGAGCCCCCGCAGGACGCAGGAGCCGAAGACCCTCAACACGCCGGAGGACGCCACCTACTACAACTTGATTCAC CGAGCTGTAGCTCCTCACAAAATAGCTCTCTTTGCAGCACTTAAG cgcTCCGTCCAGGACGATAAACGCAAGCCCAGGAAAGAGGA TCCGGGGAAGCTGCTGGATGTGGATGACCACTATTACCGGACGCTGTCCAGCAGCAGGTCCGAGCCCTGCCTCTTCCCGGAGGACGCGTCGCCGTACGGGGCCCCCGAGAGGAGGCCGTCTCTCGGGGGCTCCGTGGACGGTGGGATGTACAACGAGCCCCTCACCCCGGCCACGGCCAGCAGACCGACCCGAGAGAGGGCCGTCACAGAGCCGCAGCCCCCCAGGACCGCCTGTAACGACAG ACACTCACTTCTCAGAATGCCCTCCACGGACAGTCGAACTGAGGACAACCCGTTTGACTTCAGACATCTGCTGAGGAAGACCTCCCAGAGACGAAGGCTCATCAAACAGTACTGA
- the myo3a gene encoding myosin-IIIa isoform X10, with protein MRSLLKMFPQPGKSIVFDNFPDPTEAWDIIETIGKGTYGKVYKVLNKLDGSKAAVKILDPVHDIDEEIEAEYNILKALSDHANVVKFFGMYYKKDVKCGDQLWLVLELCNGGSVTDLAKGMLKRGDRMDEAVVAYILHEALMGLQHLHVHKTIHRDVKGNNILLTTHGGVKLVDFGVSAQLTNTRLRRNTSVGTPFWMAPEVIACEQQLDSTYDARCDVWSLGITAIELGDGDPPLSELHPMRALFKIPRNPPPTLHQPELWSDGFNDFICKCLIKDLELRPNVLDLLQHVFIKASVGREKILQKQLIELIDLNQQIGIIDKTSHHGKTDRSTDSNDRHERIHTKRGGHMKTQSDLDEVDDLATLEVLDENTVTEQLQRRYGRDQIYTYVGDILIAVNPFHGMQIYGPQCTKMYIGAKRTANPPHIFAVADIAYQSMVSFNTDQCVVISGESGAGKTESAHLLVQQLTVLGKANNQTLQEKILLVNSLVEAFGNACTVINDNSSRFGKYLEMKFTCGGTVVGAQISEYLLEKSRVIHQAAGERNFHIFYYLYAGLADRKKLAHYKLSDSKTPKYLLNEHVKLGPDIVSNSFYKEQFDAVEQCFKVIGFTLEELGSVYSTLAAILNSGDVEFSPVASEHQTDKSDISNTSVLENVASLLCIRSDELQEALTSHCVVARGETIVRPNTVDKAAEVRDAMGKALYGRLFSWIVNRINALLRPDGNLGEDEKGLNIGILDIFGFENFKKNSFEQLCINIANEQIQFYFNQHIFAWEQDEYLNEEVDARMIEYEDNRPLLDLFLQKPMGMLSLLDEESRFPQATDQTLVEKFEDNLKTKSFWRPKRVDLGFGIHHYAGKVIYSAAGFLAKNRDALPADIVLLLRSSENELTRKLVTHPLTKTGNLAHTKGKGANTMRTPTRSLTFAKMGVLSFYNSFSFSEPSRDSKPVPQKKSLIPLDDAEKTPGEPGDAPYHPRETTNMRTQTVASYFRYSLMDLLSKMVAGQPHFVRCIKPNNDRQANRFDREKVLVQLRYTGVLETAKIRRQGYSHRIVFANFIKRYYMVAFPAHEEPPVTQETCAAILENAKLENWAMGKTKVFLKYHHVEHLNLMVQQATQRIILLQAFVRGWMGAKRYRQLLKDRERSALVLQSAYRGHRVRKKAAGDKSKAEFEAFVVRFQAVCRGYVAKKKYRQLVEEKNKAATKIQARYRGHKERKSFKRKRDAKEKEQAEKALKEKEEPQKLSDQENETKAAVVLQSNFRGYKERKKFKERKRTAAGAQSESPPDAAVQPEAGRESAGRESGNDDEDESTYEAEENDDSDHTQVPDTEEEEGVEGGDAGQAEPAEDGKEESGQEEAAEGDAVNEEEQTRAATVLQSNFRGHKERKRLQDEGKIPARKQEARSPPGEEDGPGDQTPAAEVGDEATGRGGGGRTVDVSSSDQDEARAAVVLQSNFRGHKERKRLEEEGKIPKKTQKKKNETPDRSAEKPGGVDEEKAATVLQSNFRGHRDRKKLRADREAREKTAEEEEEAREEAPDVADVAMERREDAAGERERLEEEQAAVKIQSNFRGHKDRKNLKANKQKARTEAARLESFSKQITKTSEDFAALQTKLNEIIQAHHSNPENNGMFVRGKAINGYAPQNHQSTDKRQSRSPRRTQEPKTLNTPEDATYYNLIHRSVQDDKRKPRKEDPGKLLDVDDHYYRTLSSSRSEPCLFPEDASPYGAPERRPSLGGSVDGGMYNEPLTPATASRPTRERAVTEPQPPRTACNDRHSLLRMPSTDSRTEDNPFDFRHLLRKTSQRRRLIKQY; from the exons AT GAGATCTCTCCTCAAGATGTTTCCACAACCGGGGAAATCCATCGTCTTCGACAACTTCCCGGATCCCACCGAGGCCTGGGACATCATCGAGACCATCGGCAAGGGGACCTACGGAAAAGTCTACAAGGTGCTCAACAAGCTCGACGGCAGCAAAGCGGCCGTGAAGATACTGGACCCCGTCCAC GATATCGACGAGGAGATCGAAGCGGAGTACAACATCCTCAAAGCGCTGTCCGACCACGCCAATGTGGTGAAGTTCTTCGGGATGTACTACAAGAAGGATGTGAAATGCGGCGACCAGCTGTGGCTGGTGCTGGAG CTCTGCAATGGCGGCTCTGTGACAGACCTGGCCAAAGGGATGCTGAAGAGGGGGGACCGCATGGACGAAGCCGTCGTTGCCTACATCCTGCACGAGGCCCTCATG GGCCTGCAGCACCTGCACGTCCACAAGACCATCCACCGCGACGTCAAGGGCAACAACATCCTGCTGACGACGCACGGAGGCGTCAAACTGGTGGACTTCG GTGTCTCGGCCCAGCTGACGAACACGCGTCTGAGGAGGAACACCTCGGTGGGGACTCCCTTCTGGATGGCTCCGGAG GTGATCGCCTGcgagcagcagctggactcGACCTACGACGCTCGCTGTGACGTCTGGTCCCTCGGCATCACGGCCATAGAGCTCGGAGACggagacccccccctctccgaaCTCCACCCAATGAGAGCGCTCTTCAAAATCCCCAG AAATCCCCCGCCGACCCTCCACCAGCCGGAGCTCTGGTCCGACGGCTTTAACGACTTCATCTGCAA ATGTCTGATCAAGGACTTAGAGCTGAGGCCCAACGTGCTGGACCTGCTGCAGCACGTCTTCATCAAAGCCAGCGTCGGCAGAGAGAAGATCCTGCAGAAGCAGCTGATCGAGCTCATCGATCTCAACCAGCAAATAGGAATCATTGATAAAACCAG CCATCAtggaaagacagacagaagcaCAGACAGTAATGACAG GCATGAACGCATCCACACCAAGCGAGGAGGCCACATGAAGACGCAGAGCGACCTCGACGAGGTGGACGACCTCGCCACCCTGGAGGTTCTGGACGAG AACACGGTCACCGAGCAGCTGCAGCGCCGCTACGGGCGCGATCAAATCTACACGTACGTGGGAGACATCCTCATCGCGGTCAACCCGTTCCACGGCATGCAGATATACGGCCCTCAG TGCACCAAGATGTACATCGGAGCCAAGCGCACGGCCAACCCCCCTCACATCTTCGCCGTGGCTGACATCGCCTACCAGTCCATGGTGTCGTTTAATACAGACCAG TGCGTGGTGATCAGCGGGGAAAGCGGAGCCGGGAAGACGGAGAGCGCTCATCTGTTGGTGCAGCAGCTGACGGTGCTCGGAAAG GCCAACAACCAgacgctgcaggagaagatcctgCTGGTCAACAGCCTGGTGGAAGCGTTCGGAAACGCCTGCACCGTCATCAACGACAACTCCAGCCGCTTCGGCAAGTACCTGGAGATGAAGTTCACCTGCGGAGGAACGGTGGTGGGAGCGCAGATATCCGAGTACCTGCTGGAGAAGTCCAGGGTCATCCACCAGGCGGC GGGGGAGAGGAACTTCCACATCTTCTACTACCTGTACGCCGGCCTGGCAGACAGGAAGAAGCTGGCTCACTACAAGCTCTCCGACAGCAAAACACCCAA GTATCTGCTGAACGAGCACGTTAAATTGGGGCCCGACATAGTGAGCAACAGCTTCTACAAGGAGCAGTTTGATGCGGTGGAGCAGTGTTTCAAAGTCATCGGATTCACCCTAGAG GAGCTGGGCAGCGTCTACAGCACCCTGGCTGCCATCCTCAACTCCGGCGACGTGGAGTTCTCTCCGGTCGCCTCGGAGCACCAGACCGACAAGAGCGACATCTCCAACACGTCGGTCCTGGAGAAcg TGGCGTCGCTGCTGTGCATCCGCTCGGACGAGCTGCAGGAAGCCCTGACCTCCCACTGCGTGGTCGCCCGCGGGGAGACCATCGTCAGGCCCAACACGGTGGACAAGGCGGCGGAGGTGAGGGACGCCATGGGCAAGGCGCTCTACGGCCGCCTCTTCAGCTGGATCGTCAACCGCATCAACGCGCTGCTGCGGCCCGACGGAAACCTCGG GGAGGACGAGAAGGGCCTGAACATCGGGATCCTGGACATCTTCGGTTTCGAGAACTTCAAGAAGAACTCCTTCGAGCAGCTCTGCATCAACATCGCCAACGAGCAGATCCAGTTCTACTTCAACCAGCACATCTTCGCCTGGGAGCAG GACGAGTACCTGAACGAGGAGGTGGACGCCCGGATGATCGAGTACGAGGACAACCGCCCCCTCCTGGACCTGTTCCTGCAGAAGCCCATGGGGATGCTGTCGCTGCTGGATGAGGAGAGTCGCTTCCCGCAGGCCACCGACCAGACGCTCGTAG AGAAATTCGAAGACAACCTGAAGACCAAAAGCTTCTGGCGACCGAAGCGGGTGGACCTGGGCTTCGGTATCCACCACTACGCCGGAAAG GTGATCTACAGCGCCGCCGGCTTCTTGGCCAAGAACCGGGACGCGCTGCCGGCCGACAtcgtgctgctgctgaggtcGTCGGAAAACGAGCTCACCCGCAAGCTGGTCACCCATCCGCTCACCAAGACGG GTAACCTCGCCCACACTAAGGGGAAAGGCGCGAACACCATGCGGACCCCGACGCGCAGCCTCACCTTCGCCAAG ATGGGAGTGCTTAGCTTCTACaattctttctctttcagcGAG CCTTCTCGGGACTCAAAGCCGGTCCctcaaaaaaaaagcttgattCCTCTCGATGACGCAGAGAAAACG CCGGGCGAACCGGGAGACGCGCCGTACCACCCGAGAGAAACCACCAACATGAGGACACAGACGGTGGCCTCCTACTTCAGA TACTCTCTGATGGATCTGCTGTCCAAGATGGTGGCGGGGCAGCCTCACTTTGTGCGCTGCATCAAACCCAACAACGACCGCCAAGCCAACAGGTTCGACCGGGAGAAGGTCCTGGTCCAGCTGCGATACACCGGCGTCCTGGAGACCGCCAAGATCAGGCGGCAGGGCTACTCGCACCGCATCGTGTTCGCCAACTTCATAAAGAG ATACTACATGGTGGCGTTCCCCGCTCACGAGGAGCCGCCCGTCACCCAGGAAACGTGCGCAGCCATTCTGGAGAATGCCAAGCTGGAGAACTGGGCCATGGGGAAGACGAAG GTGTTCCTCAAGTACCACCACGTGGAACATCTGAACCTGATGGTGCAGCAGGCCACGCAGCGCATCATCCTGCTGCAGGCCTTCGTCCGCGGCTGGATGGGAGCCAAACGGTACCGCCAGCTGTTAAAGGACCGAGAACGCAGCGCGCTGGTGCTGCAGTCAG catACAGAGGTCATAGAGTACGGAAGAAGGCGGCCGGCGACAAAAGCAAAGCGGAGTTTGAGGCCTTCGTCGTCCGGTTTCAGGCCG TCTGCAGGGGCTACGTGGCCAAAAAGAAATACAGGCagttggtggaggagaagaacaaaGCTGCAACCAAGATTCAGGCTCGCTACAGAGGCCACAAGGAGAGGAAAAGCTTCAAAAGGAAACG GGACGCCAAAGAGAAAGAGCAAGCGGAGAAGGCCctcaaagaaaaagaggaaccgCAGAAGCTGAGCGACCAGGAGAATGAGACCAAGGCGGCCGTGGTTCTGCAGAGCAACTTCAGGGGCTacaaagagaggaaaaagtttaaagagagaaagaggacggCGGCCGGGGCCCAATCGGAGTCACCGCCGGATGCAGCGGTGCAACCAGAAGCCGGGCGAGAGTCCGCCGGCAGAGAGTCGGGGAATGACGACGAAGACGAGAGCACGTACGAAGCGGAGGAGAATGACGATAGCGATCACACGCAGGTGCCAGACaccgaagaggaagagggggtcGAAGGAGGAGATGCCGGCCAAGCGGAGCCGGCGGAGGACgggaaggaggagagcggaCAAGAGGAGGCTGCAGAGGGAGACGCTGTGAATGAAGAAGAACAGACCAGGGCCGCCACGGTCCTCCAGAGCAACTTCAGGGGTcacaaggagaggaagaggctgcAGGACGAAGGCAAGATCCCCGCTCGGAAACAGGAAGCAAGGAGTCCGCCGGGCGAGGAGGACGGGCCCGGAGATCAAACTCCAGCAGCGGAAGTTGGCGACGAGGCgacaggaaggggaggaggaggaagaacagtAGATGTTTCCTCGAGCGACCAAGACGAGGCCAGAGCAGCCGTGGTGCTTCAGAGCAACTTCCGCGGCCACAAAGAGCGCAAGCGGCtcgaggaggaaggaaagatcCCCAAGAagacgcagaagaagaagaacgagaCGCCGGACCGTTCGGCGGAGAAGCCGGGGGGAGTGGACGAGGAGAAAGCCGCCACTGTCCTTCAGAGTAACTTCAGAGGCCACCGGGACCGGAAGAAGCTGAGAGCCGACCGAGAAGCGCGGGAGAAGacggcggaggaagaggaggaagccagagaggaGGCACCGGACGTTGCCGACGTGGCGATGGAGCGCAGGGAGGACGCAGCCGGCGAGAGGgagcggctggaggaggagcaggccgCCGTGAAGATCCAGAGCAACTTCAGAGGCCACAAGGACCGAAAGAACCTCAAAGCCAACAAGCAAAAAGCGAGGACGGAAGCTGCACGACTGGAGAGCTTCTCCAAGCAG ATCACAAAGACCTCTGAGGACTTTGCGGCCCTGCAGACCAAGTTGAACGAGATCATCCAGGCCCATCATTCAAACCCCGAGAACAACGGCATGTTTGTGAGAGGGAAAGCGATCAATGGCTACGCGCCTCAGAATCACCAGTCAA CCGACAAGAGACAGTCGAGGAGCCCCCGCAGGACGCAGGAGCCGAAGACCCTCAACACGCCGGAGGACGCCACCTACTACAACTTGATTCAC cgcTCCGTCCAGGACGATAAACGCAAGCCCAGGAAAGAGGA TCCGGGGAAGCTGCTGGATGTGGATGACCACTATTACCGGACGCTGTCCAGCAGCAGGTCCGAGCCCTGCCTCTTCCCGGAGGACGCGTCGCCGTACGGGGCCCCCGAGAGGAGGCCGTCTCTCGGGGGCTCCGTGGACGGTGGGATGTACAACGAGCCCCTCACCCCGGCCACGGCCAGCAGACCGACCCGAGAGAGGGCCGTCACAGAGCCGCAGCCCCCCAGGACCGCCTGTAACGACAG ACACTCACTTCTCAGAATGCCCTCCACGGACAGTCGAACTGAGGACAACCCGTTTGACTTCAGACATCTGCTGAGGAAGACCTCCCAGAGACGAAGGCTCATCAAACAGTACTGA